In the Carassius gibelio isolate Cgi1373 ecotype wild population from Czech Republic chromosome B24, carGib1.2-hapl.c, whole genome shotgun sequence genome, one interval contains:
- the LOC128013369 gene encoding uracil nucleotide/cysteinyl leukotriene receptor — protein sequence MCWLLGKTISYFKDLRSNHSMEGIYLSSHLENILLTSFYIVIFIFSVPSNALALWVFCHRNTNNTPSKEFLKHLATADMSYILVLPMRVIYHISDSHWPLGEGVCRVAGFLFFVNLYCSMYFMACISVDRLLACVVPHKTQNLRNTRNAKVVSAVLWVMVTISMLPILFSKKEVTRRIQNVTVCEKLYIEKSSNPTAALVSTAIAFVIPLVILSISYILIFAKVKQMTFKERTHSQRKAMRMIVLTVVNFLIAFVPYHIHRFVFILQHDNMSRSESERQMLHLGNRITSALTCVSGVLDPVMYFFLARNYRETLLQLCGRNHKDEQSTT from the exons ATGTGCTGGCTGCTGGGGAAGACTATAAGCTACTT TAAAGATCTGCGCTCGAATCACTCGATGGAGGGGATTTACCTCAGCTCTCACTTGGAGAACATCCTGCTCACAAGCTTCTACATTGTCATCTTCATCTTCTCAGTCCCGAGTAATGCTTTGGCACTTTGGGTGTTCTGCCACCGCAACACCAACAACACCCCTTCCAAAGAGTTTCTGAAGCACCTGGCTACAGCGGACATGTCTTACATCTTGGTGCTCCCCATGCGAGTGATCTACCACATTTCAGACAGTCACTGGCCTCTTGGTGAAGGGGTCTGTCGCGTGGCTGGTTTCCTGTTCTTCGTCAACCTCTATTGCAGCATGTACTTCATGGCTTGTATCAGTGTAGACCGTCTGTTGGCTTGTGTTGTgccacacaaaacacaaaatctgAGAAATACCAGGAATGCCAAAGTGGTCTCCGCAGTGCTGTGGGTCATGGTGACTATTTCCATGTTGCCCATCCTGTTCTCTAAAAAAGAAGTGACTAGACGAATACAGAATGTGACAGTGTGTGAGAAGCTGTACATAGAGAAGTCCTCCAATCCCACCGCTGCGTTGGTGTCCACTGCTATTGCATTTGTGATACCTCTGGTCATCCTGAGCATTTCTTATATTCTCATATTTGCCAAAGTAAAACAGATGACTTTTAAAGAAAGAACGCATTCTCAGCGTAAGGCAATGAGAATGATCGTACTAACCGTGGTTAACTTCTTGATTGCATTCGTGCCCTATCATATCCACAGATTTGTATTTATCCTACAGCACGACAACATGTCAAGGTCAGAATCTGAAAGACAAATGTTGCATTTAGGAAATCGCATCACCTCGGCTTTAACATGTGTAAGTGGTGTATTGGATCCTGTCATGTACTTCTTTTTGGCTAGAAATTACAGAGAGACCCTGCTGCAGCTTTGTGGTAGAAATCACAAAGATGAGCAATCCACCACATGA